The genomic stretch GGCCACGGTCATCGCAACGTCAACGCCTTCCTTGCGGGGAAATATTGGCTAAAAGTGGAGGAAATTAGACATTTTTATCCTATTGCCCCTTGTCGGGTGCGACAAGTCTCGTGGTCGTCCCCCTGACAGCGATAAGAGTCCGGCGATCGCCTGGGCCGGGGCTACCCGGTTAGTGGAGGGCCTTCGTCGCTCACACGCCTACTGAGGATCCGAAAGCAGGCAGTCAGCCGGTGTGTCGACTTGCCCCGCCGTGACTGATCACCAAGGCAAGATCAACGGTTCAGTCGTCATGCCCGGTCACGGGGCGGCTGAGCCAGGACGCCGCTCCGGGCAGGCATCATCGACGCCGGCTACGACACCATGCCGCTGATCCTGCGCGAGCTCCAGCGCAGCCATCCCGACCTCACGATCCACCAGGCCGAAGCGGGCGCCCGGTCGGGACGCGCAAGGCCAAAAGGGCGATGTCATCGGTGTTTCCAGGGGGCATGCGAGCGAGGATCTGATCGCAGAAGTCCTCCAGGGGATGGCGGGCAAGGGCGGCGGCATGGCGGCGGAGCCCATGCAGACCGGTGTCCAAATCGGTGCCGGGCACTTCGACCAGGCCGTCGGTGTAGAGCAGCAGGGTGGAACCGGGAGGCAGGGGCGCCGTCGCGTCCGGCCGGCCGATGACCCCCAGGCCGGTGCCCAGCAGCAGGCCCTGTCCTTGTTCCAGGTATTCGGCGCGTCCCTCGCGGGTGACCAAGAGGGGCGGAGGATGACCGGCACTGGTCCATAGCAGTTGCCAGGGCCCTTCCTCCGGACCTTCGACGCGGGCGTAGATCGCGGTGGCCAGAGCGACGTTGGTGATGACCGGGACGGCCTCGTCGAGGCGGTCGATGATGGCGCTGGGCGGTTTCATCCGGTCCCAGGCCAGGGAACGCAGCATGCCGTGCAGTTGGGCCATGCCTGCCGCGGCGGCCAGGTCGTGGCCGATGACGTCGCCGATGACCAGCGCGGTGGCGCCGTCACGCAGGGGGAAGGCGTCGTACCAGTCGCCGCCTACCTGGGAGCCGGGCGCGGCGGGCTGGTAACGGGCGGCCATGCGCAGCCGGCCGGGCTGAGGGACGGCGATGAGCAGGTTGCGCTGCATGGCCTCGGCGATCTCGCGCTGGCGGCCGAACAGCAGGGTGTTGTCGATGGCCAGACCGACGCGGCGGCCGATGTCGCCGATCAGGGCCACTTCCGTGGCGTCGAAGGGCCGGGCATCGTCGGTACGGGCCAGGGTGAGGGCGCCCGTGACCTGCCGGACGGTACCCAAGGGCACGATGACCACCGAGGAGGCGCCGAGTGCCTGGAGGAATCCGGTTTGGACGGCCGCCAGCGGTGAGTCGGGCGGGGTGGCGATCTCCCTTGGCCCCAGCAGCACCGGCTCGCCGCCGCGCAACACCCGTGCCAGAGCAGAACGGGAGTGTTCGTCCAATGGCGGGAGCGGGCCCTGCCACGCTTCCT from Nonomuraea polychroma encodes the following:
- a CDS encoding SpoIIE family protein phosphatase is translated as MAGGQGRRWATRPEFWREMFDHLGAGLAVLDPSGRIVAVNLAAEELLGRTASAMMGKDFHNLLHRHTDGAAIPDEWCRLRIALTRRRSSYAEMDSFLSGDGHPIPVTWFSAPVIRNGRVLGTTVLFAGDATGGETEEGLTAHVIALEDLTNRLTLAAEIATALAQTLDTEEAIARLGPLLVPRLADWLAIDLRRDEGIRRVAVVGPEGRDLDQEAWQGPLPPLDEHSRSALARVLRGGEPVLLGPREIATPPDSPLAAVQTGFLQALGASSVVIVPLGTVRQVTGALTLARTDDARPFDATEVALIGDIGRRVGLAIDNTLLFGRQREIAEAMQRNLLIAVPQPGRLRMAARYQPAAPGSQVGGDWYDAFPLRDGATALVIGDVIGHDLAAAAGMAQLHGMLRSLAWDRMKPPSAIIDRLDEAVPVITNVALATAIYARVEGPEEGPWQLLWTSAGHPPPLLVTREGRAEYLEQGQGLLLGTGLGVIGRPDATAPLPPGSTLLLYTDGLVEVPGTDLDTGLHGLRRHAAALARHPLEDFCDQILARMPPGNTDDIALLALRVPTGRPLRPGGS